The following proteins come from a genomic window of Diorhabda sublineata isolate icDioSubl1.1 chromosome 7, icDioSubl1.1, whole genome shotgun sequence:
- the LOC130446715 gene encoding 28S ribosomal protein S11, mitochondrial — protein sequence MAVTQLRNIFKNLLITGNSNGNARCLFTSTVYHRTVIDRKEMLRSLPKEDEGTHGEKSVDIDAVLSKQQLFPNIDTPNRLFNGMPFKDLPVFNIRVTKNNTILSLTNAKGTPKLIRSCGVEGFKNAKKGTNIAAQATAITIGSKALDNGYKIVRVRVRGLGPGRMAAIKGLQMSGLEIVSITDTTRVSWNGPRPRKQRKL from the exons atggctGTGACGCAgcttagaaatatatttaagaatCTGTTAATAACAGGTAACAGTAATGGAAATGCAAGGTGTTTATTTACCTCTACCGTATATCACAGAACTGTGATAGATAGAAAAGAGATGTTAAGATCACTGCCAAAAGAAGACGAGGGAACGCACGGGGAAAAATCGGTCGATATAGACGCCGTTTTATCAAA ACAACAACTTTTCCCAAATATAGATACCCCCAATAGGCTGTTTAATGGCATGCCATTTAAAGATCTACCGGTCTTTAATATCAGAGTAACAAAGAATAATACAATACTTTCTTTGACTAATGCTAAAGGAACACCGAAACTGATAAGATCTTGTGGAGTCGAAGGTTTTAAAAACGCCAAAAAAGGAACAAATATTGCAGCTCAAGCTACCGCAATTACAATAGGATCC AAAGCACTTGATAATGGTTACAAAATCGTTCGGGTACGAGTGAGAGGTCTTGGACCTGGTAGAATG GCTGCTATTAAAGGTTTACAAATGTCTGGATTAGAAATAGTTTCAATAACTGATACTACTAGAGTGTCTTGGAATGGTCCTAGGCCTAGAAAACAAAGAAAGTTATAA
- the LOC130446713 gene encoding probable cleavage and polyadenylation specificity factor subunit 2, producing MTSIIKLQALSGAKDESPPCYLLQVDDVRILLDCGWDEKFNMEFIKEIKRHVHSIDAVLLSYPDVYHLGALPYIVGKLGLNCPIYSTIPVYKMGQMFMYDLYQSQYNMKEFCIFSLDDVDATFEKVIQLKYNQTVSLKGKGYGLTVTPLPAGHMIGGTIWKIMKVGEEDIIYCNDFNHKKERHLNGCELERLQRPSLLITDAFNATYQQARRRARDEKLMTNILQTLRNHGNVLIAVDTAGRVLELAHMLDQLWRNKESGLLAYSLAFLNNVSYNVVEFAKSQIEWMSDKLMRSFEGARNNPFQFKHLQLCHSLSELSKVPSPKVVLASSPDMESGFSRELFLQWCSSSNNSIILTTRTSPGTLARDLIDNGGGRNIDLTVERRVKLEGVELEEFEKRQRAKNGRLNKEDDDSDSESDIEMSVISKGRHDIVIKQEGKINTGFFKVTKKMYPMYPFHEDKIKCDEYGEIIRPEDYKLADVGVDGEDNKENIIIKKEIEEEITEITEQPTKCIVLQRTVQVNCQVQYIDFEGRSDGESLMKILSQLKPRRIVVVRGNEENTEVIAKHCEENIQARVFTPDKGEIIDVTSETHIYQVRLTDALVTQLNFQKAKDAEVAWITANIVLRESQADAKRIYVDDEPMEVEEEDTRILTLEPVNDGDNHDPVFINELKLSEFKQVLGRNNIPSEFSGGVLWCSNGTIAIRKVETGKIMLEGCISEDYYKVKELLYDQYAIL from the exons atgacttcaataataaaacttcaagCTCTATCAGGAGCTAAAGATGAATCGCCGCCTTGTTACCTATTACAAGTAGATGATGTGCGAATATTACTAGATTGTGGATGGGATGAAAAATTCAACATGGAATTTATTAAGGAAATAAAAAG gCACGTACATTCAATAGACGCTGTGTTACTGTCTTATCCGGATGTATACCacttaggagctctgccgtatATTGTTGGAAAGCTCGGTTTAAATTGTCCTATTTATTCAACTATACCAGTATATAAAATGGGGCAAATGTTTATGTACGATTTATATCAATCGCAATACAACATGaaagaattttgtattttttctttagaCGATGTCGATGCTACgtttgaaaaagttattcagttaaaatataaccaaaccgTGTCTTTGAAAG gaaaAGGTTATGGTTTAACAGTTACCCCTCTACCGGCTGGACATATGATAGGTGGTACTATTTGGAAGATAATGAAAGTGGGAGAAGaagatattatttattgtaacgACTTCAATCATAAAAAAGAGCGGCATTTAAACGGTTGCGAATTGGAGAGATTACAAAGACCTTCGTTACTTATTACAGATGCGTTTAATGCTACTTACCAACAAGCAAGAAGAAGAGCCAGAGATGAAAAACTTATGA CAAACATTCTGCAGACTCTCCGTAATCACGGTAACGTTCTCATAGCTGTCGATACGGCTGGTAGAGTGTTAGAATTGGCGCACATGCTGGATCAATTATGGCGCAATAAAGAATCCGGTCTTTTGGCTTATTCTCTCGCGTTTTTAAATAACGTTAGTTACAACGTAGTCGAATTCGCTAAATCCCAAATAGAATGGATGAGCGATAAATTAATGAGGAGTTTTGAGGGAGCTAGGAATAATCCGTTTCAATTTAAACATCTGCAATTATGTCACAGTTTATCAGAATTAAGTAAAGTGCCGAGTCCTAAGGTGGTACTGGCTAGTTCACCGGATATGGAGAGCGGATTTTCCAGGGAGTTGTTCCTCCAATGGTGTTCCAGTTCGAATAATAGTATTATTTTGACCACTAG AACGTCTCCTGGAACTTTGGCTAGAGATTTGATAGATAATGGAGGGGGTAGGAACATCGATCTCACAGTTGAAAGGAGGGTTAAATTAGAAGGAGTGGAATtggaagaatttgaaaaacgaCAGAGAGCAAAAAATGGTCGACTTAATAAAGA GGATGACGATTCGGATTCGGAATCTGATATCGAGATGTCCGTTATATCGAAAGGTAGACACGATATAGTGATAAAACAAGAAGGTAAAATAAATACGGGATTTTTCAAAGTTACCAAAAAAATGTATCCGATGTATCCGTTTCACGAAGATAAAATTAAATGCGACGAATACGGGGAAATCATCAGACCGGAAGATTATAAATTGGCCGATGTCGGTGTAGATGGAGAagataacaaagaaaatataattataaaaaaagaaatagaagaagagaTCA CTGAAATAACTGAACAACCGACGAAATGTATAGTACTGCAGAGAACGGTTCAAGTGAATTGTCAAGTGCAGTATATTGATTTCGAAGGTAGATCCGATGGGGAATCGTTAATGAAGATACTTTCTCAACTTAAACCGAGGAGGATCGTCGTGGTGCGCGGTAACGAGGAAAATACCGAGGTTATAGCGAAACATTGCGAAGAAAATATCCAAGCCAGGGTTTTTACGCCCGATAAAGGGGAAATTATCGATGTGACTAGCGAAACACACATATATCAA GTTCGTTTGACTGACGCTTTGGTTACTCAACTCAATTTCCAAAAGGCTAAAGATGCCGAAGTGGCGTGGATTACGGCGAATATTGTGCTCAGGGAAAGTCAGGCGGACGCTAAGAGGATTTACGTCGATGACGAACCGATGGAAG tTGAAGAAGAAGACACTAGAATTTTAACGCTCGAACCTGTTAACGACGGCGATAATCACGACCCTGTATTCATAAACGAATTAAAATTATCCGAATTCAAACAAGTCCTCGGTAGAAATAACATTCCTTCGGAATTTTCCGGGGGAGTTTTATGGTGTTCTAACGGAACAATAGCTATTAGAAAG gtggAAACTGGGAAAATAATGCTCGAGGGTTGTATATCGGAGGATTACTATAAAGTTAAGGAATTGTTGTATGACCAATAcgccattttataa